A single genomic interval of Pyrus communis chromosome 5, drPyrComm1.1, whole genome shotgun sequence harbors:
- the LOC137734524 gene encoding uncharacterized protein: protein MASVVWQNLHKHLLDPVLERLESPEDYLRFSIVCKWWYSVAKHNYDERAKVTTPVLLMIQTAKRGTRSLCDSMQNKVLDFHVQVPNVRFCGSSKGWLIYVDKDSVVTLVNPFFRVKGTRKKENSIIRLPPLIGGVPPLKNWVSSISYYFAYKAILSADPV, encoded by the coding sequence ATGGCTTCGGTAGTTTGGCAGAATTTGCATAAGCACCTTTTAGATCCCGTCTTAGAGAGATTGGAGTCGCCAGAAGATTATTTGCGTTTCAGCATTGTTTGTAAGTGGTGGTATTCAGTAGCAAAGCATAACTACGATGAACGCGCTAAGGTGACAACTCCAGTGCTCTTGATGATTCAGACTGCAAAAAGAGGCACACGATCGTTGTGCGATTCCATGCAGAATAAGGTCCTTGATTTTCACGTACAGGTTCCGAACGTGCGATTCTGCGGCTCTTCAAAGGGATGGTTGATATATGTGGACAAGGATTCTGTAGTAACCCTGGTTAATCCCTTCTTTAGGGTTAAGGGGacgagaaagaaagaaaattccaTCATTCGCCTTCCTCCACTCATCGGCGGTGTTCCACCATTGAAGAATTGGGTTTCGTCTATCAGCTACTATTTTGCCTACAAAGCTATACTTTCAGCAGACCCTGTATGA
- the LOC137735664 gene encoding dihydrodipicolinate reductase-like protein CRR1, chloroplastic: protein MAALSCKFHHPMVCKNYRHAKAKPSIFCSMKPSQNNIKVIINGAAKEIGRAAVVAVTRARGMEVAGAVDNYLVGEDIGKVCDMEEPLEIPITNDLTMVLGSISQSKALGVVVDFTEPSKVYDNVKQATAFGMRSVVYVPKIKLDTVSALSALCDKASMGCLVAPTLSIGSILLQQAAISASFHYNNVEIVESRASAMDFPSSDATQIANNLSNLGQIYNREDISTDVRARGQVLGDDGVRVHSLVLPGLPASTTVHFSRLGEVYSLKHDITDVQCLMPGLLLAIRKIVRIKNLVYGLEKFL from the exons ATGGCAGCGCTGAGCTGCAAATTTCATCACCCTATGGTCTGCAAGAATTATCGACATGCCAAAGCAAAACCCTCCATCTTTTGCTCAATGAAGCCGTCGCAAAACAACATCAAG GTAATTATAAACGGAGCAGCGAAGGAAATCGGAAGGGCGGCTGTAGTTGCAGTGACCAGAGCTAGAGGAATGGAGGTGGCTGGTGCAGTGGACAATTATCTAGTAGGAGAAGATATTGGGAAG GTGTGTGACATGGAAGAGCCTCTGGAAATACCGATAACTAACGATCTCACGATGGTCTTAGGTTCCATTTCACAG TCTAAAGCATTGGGAGTAGTTGTTGATTTCACTGAGCCTTCGAAAGTCTATGACAATGTTAAACAG GCAACAGCATTTGGCATGAGAAGTGTCGTTTATGTGCCGAAAATTAAATTAGATACAGTATCAGCATTATCTGCGTTATGTGACAAAGCCAGCATG GGTTGTCTTGTTGCGCCAACTCTGTCCATTGGATCGATACTCCTCCAACAAGCTGCAATTTCAGCATCCTTCCACTACAACAATGTAGAAATTGTGGAATCAAGAGCATCTGCAATG GATTTTCCATCATCAGATGCAACCCAAATAGCCAACAACCTGTCTAACCTTGGCCAAATCTACAACAGAGAAGATATTTCAACCGATGTTCGA GCAAGGGGCCAAGTTCTGGGAGACGACGGAGTTCGAGTGCATAGCTTAGTCCTTCCCGGGCTCCCGGCTAGCACAACAGTCCATTTTTCTCGTCTTGGAGAGGTTTACTCTCTGAAACATGACATCACAGATGTGCAATGTCTGATGCCAGGCCTCCTCTTAGCAATCAGAAAGATTGTGCGCATTAAG AACCTGGTGTATggcttggagaaatttttatga
- the LOC137734812 gene encoding BAG family molecular chaperone regulator 1-like has product MMRMKTKIRGVSLAELNGSSGGGGADSGQGEWELRPGGMLVQKRNPDSDRNSVPPPTIRVRVKYGSIYHEISISAQSSFGDLKKMLVGPTGLHHQDQKLIFKDKERDSKAFLDMSGVKDRSKMVLVEDPISQEKRYLEMRRNAKMERASKSISEISLEVDRLAGQVSALESIISKGKKVAEQDVLVLIEQLMNQLLKLDGIMGDGDVKLQRKMQVKRVQKYVETLDVLKVKNSLPSSNGSQIPKQVQQRHSNGHSNGNGHRLAPIQEHQPRNSVGYSPTHNQQVQQQEQPSRQSASGPVVVTTQWETFDSAPALIPTSSTSKAANQSPYPKFNWESFE; this is encoded by the exons ATGATGAGGATGAAGACCAAGATTAGAGGGGTGTCACTGGCCGAGTTGAATGGAAGCTCAGGCGGCGGTGGAGCTGACTCGGGGCAGGGAGAGTGGGAGCTCAGACCGGGAGGAATGCTGGTTCAGAAACGGAATCCGGACTCTGATCGGAACTCGGTGCCTCCACCGACAATTCGGGTTCGGGTCAAATATGGGTCAATTTACCATGAAATCAGCATCAGCGCTCAATCTTCTTTTG gggatttgaagaaaatgttggTTGGACCGACTGGTTTGCACCATCAAGATCAGAAATTGATATTCAAAGACAAGGAGAGGGACTCGAAGGCTTTCCTCGACATGTCTGGGGTGAAGGACCGGTCGAAAATGGTGTTAGTTGAGGACCCTATTAGCCAAGAAAAGCGATATCTTGAGATGCGACGCAATGCCAAGATGGAAAGGGCTTCGAAGTCCATCTCCGAAATCAGCTTGGAAGTAGACAGGCTTGCTGGCCAG GTGTCGGCTCTTGAATCAATTATCAGTAAAGGTAAAAAAGTTGCAGAGCAAGATGTGCTTGTTCTGATTGAGCAATTGATGAACCAGTTGCTTAAATTAGACGGGATCATGGGAGACGGAGATGTGAAACTACAGAGGAAAATGCAG GTAAAACGCGTGCAGAAGTATGTCGAAACTCTAGATGTATTGAAAGTTAAAAACTCCTTGCCTAGCAGCAACGGAAGTCAGATTCCAAAGCAAGTTCAGCAGAGGCATTCAAATGGTCATTCCAATGGGAATGGACATAGACTAGCACCAATTCAAGAGCATCAACCAAGGAATTCAGTCGGCTATTCACCTACGCATAATCAGCAAGTGCAACAGCAAGAACAGCCATCAAGGCAGTCGGCATCAGGGCCGGTAGTTGTGACCACACAGTGGGAGACATTCGATTCTGCCCCTGCATTGATCCCAACCTCTTCGACATCCAAAGCCGCCAATCAATCTCCCTACCCTAAGTTTAACTGGGAATCGTTCGAGTAA
- the LOC137734066 gene encoding probable transcriptional regulator SLK2 produces MVPSRVAGGLAQSSPSSGIFFQGDGQSQLAVNSHLSSSFGNSSNSILGTGRSNLGLVSGDMNNAVLSGVANSGPSVGASSLVTDANSVFSGGPHLQRSASINNESYMRLPASPMSFSSNNISMSGSSIMDGSSVVQQNSQHDQNSQQMQQNQLHQNQRQQGASSATSLPTSQTGQVSLPMGARVPGTFIQDPNNLAHVQKKPRLDIKQEDILQQQVIQQLLQRQDPMQFQGRNPQQLQAMLHQQRLRQQQQILQSMPQLQRAQLQQQQQQQQQQQLRQQQFQQSMQPVSSIKRPYDSGVCARRLMQYLYHQRQRPADNSIAYWRKFVTEYYSPRAKKRWCLSLYDNVGHHALGVFPQAAMDAWQCDICGSKSGRGFEATFEVLPRLNEIKFGSGVIDELLFLDLPREGRFPSGVMMLEYGKAVQESVYEQLRVVREGQLRIIFTQDLKILSWEFCARRHEELLPRRLVAPQVNQLVQVAQKCQSTIAESGSDGISQQDLQTNSNMVLTAGRQLAKSLELQSLNDLGFSKRYVRCLQISEVVNSMKDLVDFCRENKVGPIEGLKVYPRHATAAKLQMQKMQEMEQLASAQGLPTDRNTLNKLMALHPGLNNQMNNHHQMVGRGAMSGSAQAAYQNLLLRQNSVNSNANSLQQEASSSFNNSNHSPSSTFQGAAALIPGSMQNLPGSALSSPHLPSRQPQQLQQRSLSSNSLLQQAHSTGSQGNQALQQQMIQQLLQEMSNNSGGGGQQSLPSPSANGSVGRNGVSFGGNNPAAAPSTSNVSGSHGPAPSRNNSFKATANSDNSTGGGGNNTYNQRAPDLPSNLHLQEDLVQDIAREFTENGFFNSNLDDNMYGWKA; encoded by the exons ATGGTGCCTTCTCGTGTGGCTGGAGGATTAGCTCAGTCTTCACCAAGTTCTGGAATTTTCTTCCAAGGGGATGGGCAGTCTCAGCTTGCAGTTAACTCACACTTGAGCTCATCTTTCGGGAACTCTTCTAATTCCATTCTTGGAACTGGGCGTTCAAATCTCGGTCTGGTTTCTGGGGACATGAATAATGCAGTTTTGAGCGGTGTGGCGAACTCAGGTCCGAGTGTTGGCGCAAGTTCTTTGGTCACAGATGCAAACTCTGTATTTTCTGGAGGTCCCCATTTGCAAAGAAGTGCAAGCATCAATAACGAGTCATACATGCGCTTACCAGCATCGCCCATGTCATTCTCTTCCAACAATATTAGCATGTCAGGGTCATCGATTATGGATGGGTCTTCTGTAGTGCAACAGAATTCTCAGCATGATCAGAATTCTCAACAAATGCAGCAGAATCAGCTGCACCAAAACCAACGGCAGCAAGGGGCTTCAAGTGCTACTTCTTTACCAACGTCCCAAACTGGCCAGGTTTCCCTTCCCATGGGAGCGCGAGTACCTGGAACTTTTATTCAGGATCCAAACAATTTGGCCCATGTCCAGAAAAAACCCCGTCTGGATATCAAGCAGGAAGATATTCTGCAGCAGCAAGTGATACAACAGTTACTGCAAAGACAGGATCCAATGCAATTCCAAGGCCGGAATCCCCAGCAGTTACAAGCCATGCTTCACCAGCAGAGATTACGGCAACAGCAACAGATTTTACAGTCAATGCCTCAACTGCAGAGAGCCCAgttgcagcagcagcaacagcaacaacaacagcagcagTTGAGACAACAGCAATTTCAACAATCAATGCAGCCAGTATCTTCCATTAAGCGTCCCTATGATAGTGGTGTATGTGCTCGTAGGCTGATGCAATATTTATATCATCAGCGGCAACGGCCTGCT GACAATAGTATTGCTTATTGGAGGAAGTTTGTTACAGAGTATTACTCTCCTCGTGCTAAGAAAAGATGGTGCTTGTCATTATATGATAATGTTGGGCATCACGCACTTGGTGTTTTCCCTCAGGCTGCTATG GACGCGTGGCAATGCGACATTTGTGGTTCTAAATCTGGAAGGGGTTTTG AGGCAACATTTGAAGTGCTTCCCAGACTTAATGAGATCAAATTTGGCAGTGGAGTCATCGATGAGCTTTTATTCTTGGACTTGCCACGTGAAGGTAGATTTCCTTCTGGTGTGATGATGTTGGAGTATGGGAAAGCAGTTCAAGAGAGCGTATATGAGCAACTTCGTGTTGTTCGGGAGGGTCAGCTTCGTATCATATTTACACAAGATTTAAAG ATATTGTCTTGGGAATTCTGTGCAAGACGACATGAAGAACTTCTTCCTCGTAGGTTGGTTGCTCCACAG GTGAATCAGTTGGTTCAAGTTGCTCAGAAATGCCAAAGCACAATAGCTGAAAGTGGATCTGATGGGATTTCTCAGCAGGATCTACAAACAAACAGCAATAT GGTGCTGACAGCTGGACGGCAGCTAGCAAAGAGTTTGGAGTTGCAGTCGTTGAATGACTTGGGTTTTTCTAAAAGATATGTGAGGTGTTTGCAG ATCTCAGAGGTTGTCAATAGCATGAAGGACTTGGTTGACTTCTGCAGGGAGAACAAAGTTGGGCCAATTG AGGGCTTGAAGGTTTATCCTCGGCATGCCACCGCAGCCAAGCTCCAGATGCAAAAGATGCAGGAAATGGAGCAGTTAGCAAGTGCTCAGGGTTTGCCCACTGACAGGAACACACTCAATAAGCTAATGGCATTGCATCCTGGACTGAATAACCAAATGAACAACCACCATCAGATGGTCGGTCGTGGAGCTATGAGCGGTTCAGCGCAAGCCGCTTACCAGAATCTGCTTTTGAGACAGAACTCTGTGAATTCAAATGCAAACTCTCTTCAACAGGAGGCATCTTCTTCCTTCAATAATTCCAACCACAGCCCATCATCAACATTCCAAGGTGCCGCCGCATTAATACCGGGATCCATGCAGAACTTACCTGGTAGTGCCTTGTCAAGTCCCCATCTACCCTCGCGACAGCCACAGCAGCTGCAGCAGCGGTCACTTAGTTCCAATAGCTTGCTACAACAAGCTCATTCAACTGGCTCCCAGGGTAATCAGGCCTTGCAGCAACAGATGATCCAGCAACTGCTACAGGAGATGTCCAATAACAGTGGGGGAGGAGGACAACAATCTCTTCCCAGTCCAAGTGCAAATGGGAGTGTTGGGAGGAATGGAGTGAGTTTTGGAGGCAACAATCCAGCGGCAGCACCATCCACCTCCAATGTGTCTGGTAGTCACGGCCCTGCTCCAAGCAGGAATAACAGCTTCAAAGCCACTGCAAACAGCGACAATTCCACAGGTGGTGGTGGTAACAACACATACAACCAAAGAGCCCCGGATTTACCCTCAAACCTTCACTTGCAAGAGGATCTGGTACAAGACATTGCCCGTGAATTCACAGAGAACGGTTTTTTTAACAGCAATCTTGACGATAACATGTATGGCTGGAAGGCATGA